The Vigna angularis cultivar LongXiaoDou No.4 chromosome 6, ASM1680809v1, whole genome shotgun sequence genome contains the following window.
taagtgtttctccaaaaaatgacttcaatttgatgttaaccttcaacttttatgataaaatagtcatattaattatactttgtgttttcaatctgtacagagttattggtaaatctcgtggtcaattggttcaaattttgtatccaaaggttgtaagtcatttatagtttctaattcatttatgttattgaatgatctaaatttttaactatttagtttgttattttagtgtaaccagcaggtagattcatgggaatgtggcttctatgtgatgtgttggattaagaccatcattcgagctgtcattacagatgactggaatgaggtaatgatgtataccttcaatacattacaaattaaaatcatcttcaactatatatgaaacaataatgaatctttgttgaattttgcagcgcttcaagactACATCGCCTATtgcagaggacacaattaaccagataaggcaggagtggaccgcttatcttttacaaagatggagttaggaatagttatatttcttcttgattgaacattgtttggttttagttttatttttatgttaatagttTGGTAGTGGATTGAACATTAAGtagaattttgtttatataaaacgcatatttatgttattggagaattgttctgggacatttttctgtttttcaggtgtggttctattgagaaaacaaacaaattttaaaaaaaaaaacgcccactagacgtctgttagtgtacagtcggacgtctatagacgtccgtctgTGCACATACGGACGTCCCACCCCCAGCGCTACACCAAAATAACTCAGCGAGGATGACGTCCGTCTTCAGACAGCAGCGGACGTTTATGTGGACGTCCGTCCTGATgcagcggacgtttatataaacgtccgtcctcaggCCACGGACGTTtctataaacgtccgtcctgatgcagcggacgtttatataaacgtccatCCTCAGGCAGAGCGGACGTTcacatagacgtccgtcctcagGAAGAGCGGACGTTCGTATAAACGTCCGTCGTGGCAGGACGGACGTCTGAGGGACGTCTACCGCATAGACGTCTGGCGTACGCCGGACGTCAAAAGGCCAAAATATCGGACGTAAAaagccttttctgcactagtgattcGCACGGATCTAAGACTAgtgtattttgaaaagtttgtttTAGAAAGCTTCTTGTATCTccatatattttgaaaatcatattttagaaATCTTGTTTTAGGAAGCTCATTCTGGAttacatcaaatatatttaaaaaaaaattctagaaATATTATTTGAGAAATTGTATTACGAAAATTTTGTtcca
Protein-coding sequences here:
- the LOC128197330 gene encoding uncharacterized protein LOC128197330, with the protein product MVIIPKQCKIIWFCSLHRKMKNDLRTMLQGVIGKSRGQLVQILYPKCNQQVDSWECGFYVMCWIKTIIRAVITDDWNERFKTTSPIAEDTINQIRQEWTAYLLQRWS